A region of Paenibacillus sp. JNUCC-31 DNA encodes the following proteins:
- a CDS encoding inorganic phosphate transporter — protein sequence METTIWVLGIVVFLALAFDFINGFHDTANAIATSVSTRALTPRRAILMAAVMNFVGAMMFTGVAKTIGGSVTDPTKLDNGIEVVIVTLIAAIIWNLVTWWFGIPSSSSHALIGALAGAVLVGAGADKVKWSGFIDIVGGLLLSPLIAFAIGYVVMTILKYVFAKRSPHNVNKGFRTVQIFTAALQAFTHGTNDAQKAMGIITFALVAAGVQDHLDVPLWVKISAATAMALGTSIGGWKIIKTMGTKIFKIEPINGFAADLSAASVIFSATLLHLPVSTTHAITSAILGVGSAKRFSAVKWGLAGRIIITWFITIPITGLLAGLLYWIMF from the coding sequence ATGGAAACAACGATTTGGGTATTGGGTATAGTCGTCTTCCTTGCACTGGCGTTTGACTTCATTAATGGTTTTCACGATACAGCGAATGCCATTGCAACTTCGGTTTCGACACGGGCACTGACCCCGCGGCGGGCAATCCTTATGGCTGCAGTGATGAACTTTGTCGGTGCCATGATGTTTACTGGAGTAGCGAAGACGATTGGGGGAAGTGTAACAGACCCCACCAAGCTGGATAACGGGATTGAGGTCGTCATCGTCACCTTGATCGCCGCGATTATCTGGAATCTCGTTACATGGTGGTTCGGAATTCCTTCTTCATCCTCGCATGCACTGATTGGTGCTCTTGCTGGTGCTGTACTTGTTGGCGCAGGGGCTGATAAAGTGAAATGGAGTGGATTTATTGATATCGTCGGAGGATTGTTGTTATCACCTCTGATTGCATTTGCCATAGGTTATGTGGTCATGACGATTCTCAAATATGTTTTTGCGAAACGCAGTCCGCATAACGTGAACAAAGGTTTCCGTACGGTCCAGATTTTTACGGCAGCGCTCCAGGCGTTTACACATGGTACGAATGATGCTCAGAAAGCAATGGGGATTATTACGTTTGCACTGGTTGCAGCAGGCGTACAGGATCATCTGGATGTTCCGCTGTGGGTTAAGATCTCAGCAGCAACAGCCATGGCTCTGGGTACGTCCATCGGTGGTTGGAAAATCATCAAAACGATGGGAACCAAAATCTTTAAAATTGAACCGATTAACGGGTTTGCCGCGGATTTGTCAGCTGCATCCGTTATTTTCTCAGCAACGTTGCTTCATCTTCCAGTGAGTACAACACATGCGATTACATCGGCCATTCTGGGTGTCGGTTCCGCGAAGCGTTTTTCGGCTGTGAAATGGGGACTTGCTGGACGTATTATTATTACGTGGTTCATTACGATTCCAATTACGGGGTTGCTCGCAGGTTTGCTGTACTGGATTATGTTCTAA
- a CDS encoding alpha/beta hydrolase: MERQISIRHGQEELTATIHYPVVKDIKEENQQKRVPLAVICHGFVGSRIGVDRLFVKTARELAEDGYLVLRFDYIGCGESSGEYGAEGLESMILQTRSVLDYAVNCSDVDPTRVTLIGHSLGGAVALLTAVRDKRVKNLVMWSSVGYPFNDIVKITGREVYDEGVKQGSADYLGYKFTPAFFESLAEHQPFQEAVKFNGDVLVVHGTSDEIIPVDYAFLYQKVLWMRQEGRCDKEIIFQGDHTFSSGKEREQLITRTREWLGERQKIEQDWQHWMI, from the coding sequence ATGGAGCGTCAGATCAGTATTCGTCATGGGCAGGAGGAATTAACAGCTACGATTCATTATCCGGTTGTGAAAGACATCAAGGAGGAGAATCAACAGAAGCGTGTACCTCTGGCTGTCATTTGTCATGGCTTTGTAGGAAGCCGGATCGGTGTAGATCGTCTGTTTGTAAAAACTGCTCGTGAGTTGGCCGAAGATGGGTATCTGGTTCTGCGCTTTGATTACATTGGCTGCGGGGAGAGCAGTGGTGAATATGGCGCAGAGGGACTGGAGTCCATGATTCTTCAGACACGCTCCGTGTTGGATTACGCTGTGAATTGCAGTGATGTAGATCCAACCCGTGTAACGTTAATCGGTCATAGTCTGGGCGGCGCCGTGGCCCTGCTTACCGCTGTTCGAGACAAACGTGTCAAAAACCTGGTGATGTGGTCGTCCGTGGGTTATCCATTCAATGACATCGTGAAGATTACAGGAAGGGAAGTTTACGATGAAGGGGTGAAACAGGGTTCTGCCGATTATCTCGGTTATAAGTTCACGCCAGCATTTTTTGAGTCACTCGCTGAGCATCAGCCATTCCAGGAAGCCGTTAAGTTCAACGGGGATGTTCTGGTAGTACATGGAACATCGGATGAGATTATTCCTGTAGATTACGCATTCCTGTATCAGAAGGTACTCTGGATGCGTCAGGAAGGACGCTGCGACAAGGAGATTATTTTCCAGGGTGATCATACCTTCTCTTCTGGTAAAGAGCGGGAACAACTGATTACCCGGACGAGAGAATGGCTCGGAGAGCGTCAGAAGATTGAACAGGATTGGCAGCACTGGATGATCTAA
- a CDS encoding DoxX family protein, with protein MFSFNQWLRENKVAMWILTVLRVYIGYDWMTHGWGKLTGGFEAGGFLAGAVEKATGDHPAVQAWWATFLEKFAVPNAGLFDFVIPLGEFLVGLGLILGCFTTLAALMAMVMNFAFLFSGTVSTNAQLVLMEIFLVVAGANAGKIGLDRWVLPYLRGLFTRNKGSQPKDTPTISPTHKTA; from the coding sequence ATGTTCAGCTTCAACCAATGGCTTAGAGAAAACAAAGTGGCAATGTGGATTTTGACAGTACTTCGGGTGTATATCGGTTACGACTGGATGACACACGGCTGGGGCAAACTGACAGGCGGATTTGAAGCAGGTGGATTCCTTGCAGGAGCTGTAGAAAAAGCAACGGGCGATCATCCGGCAGTTCAAGCTTGGTGGGCAACCTTCCTTGAGAAATTCGCAGTACCAAATGCAGGACTGTTCGACTTCGTCATCCCTCTCGGTGAGTTCCTTGTAGGTTTGGGTCTCATTCTTGGATGCTTCACAACACTGGCAGCATTGATGGCCATGGTCATGAACTTCGCGTTCCTCTTCTCGGGAACCGTAAGCACGAATGCTCAACTGGTTCTAATGGAAATCTTCCTTGTGGTCGCTGGAGCAAACGCTGGTAAAATCGGTCTGGATCGTTGGGTACTGCCTTACCTCCGCGGATTGTTCACTCGCAATAAAGGCAGCCAGCCTAAAGACACACCAACGATAAGCCCTACGCATAAAACAGCTTAA
- a CDS encoding DUF47 domain-containing protein yields the protein MKLKKKKDIFFETLENMADTVVQAADYFSQHVSNLQDVTLFANEMKKYESQCDDYVHTIITELNKTFITPIERDDIMELTTTLDDVLDGLEATASRFYMYQLTDPDEYIVQFAEILRQSAYEIQKAIHLLSQKKLLAIREYTIRLNDLENQGDEVLRNCIKNLFATVPDPIELIKRKEIYERLETTTDACEHVANVLESIIMRNS from the coding sequence ATGAAGCTTAAGAAGAAGAAGGATATATTTTTTGAGACACTAGAGAACATGGCAGATACGGTCGTGCAAGCGGCTGATTATTTCTCCCAACATGTTTCCAACCTTCAGGATGTGACTCTTTTTGCCAATGAAATGAAGAAGTACGAGTCCCAGTGTGATGATTATGTTCATACCATCATTACAGAGCTCAACAAAACATTTATCACGCCGATCGAACGCGATGATATTATGGAACTGACAACGACACTTGATGACGTATTGGACGGACTCGAAGCAACGGCTTCCCGTTTCTATATGTACCAACTGACTGATCCGGACGAATATATCGTTCAATTCGCTGAAATTTTGCGCCAATCGGCTTACGAAATTCAGAAGGCCATTCATTTGCTGTCTCAGAAAAAATTGCTGGCGATCCGCGAGTACACGATTCGTCTGAACGATCTGGAAAACCAGGGTGACGAAGTGCTGCGCAACTGTATCAAGAACCTTTTCGCTACCGTGCCTGATCCGATTGAATTGATCAAGCGCAAAGAAATCTATGAACGTCTTGAGACGACAACGGATGCTTGTGAACACGTAGCGAATGTGCTCGAATCCATCATCATGCGTAATTCTTAA
- a CDS encoding DUF3048 domain-containing protein — MKQWKWNKTTSAASMFILAMSLVACQNKEMVQNPNPEPVPTPVQEQVTEEPATSLYTAPLTGLPVDEAITRRPLAVMINNAPAARPQSGLSAADIIIEVLAEGGITRFIAIFQSEGGSETVGPVRSIRPYLIELGESYDGVLVHAGGSPDAYSILQKQQKQHMDEISNGGPYFWRSSDRKAPHNLYTSSDKLREGADTKGYSHDFKSPVYTYNEEGSTSSGELAKRFDIHYLLKSYQVTYDYDEVGGRYMRLVNGKADQDMDNDEQIGATNIIVAGANHKVLDNVGRLSVNLEQGGEAMLFQKGKVIHGQWIKKPGDIIRFVQNGTEAALVPGKTFISIVPNQPDFAEHVEIQN, encoded by the coding sequence TTGAAGCAATGGAAATGGAACAAAACGACGTCAGCGGCGTCGATGTTCATTCTGGCTATGAGTCTGGTGGCTTGTCAGAACAAGGAGATGGTCCAGAACCCGAATCCGGAACCCGTTCCAACACCTGTACAGGAACAAGTGACGGAAGAGCCTGCCACGTCTCTCTACACAGCACCACTCACAGGTCTGCCTGTGGATGAAGCGATTACACGCCGCCCACTGGCGGTCATGATTAACAATGCTCCTGCGGCACGGCCACAGTCAGGTCTGAGTGCGGCTGACATTATTATCGAAGTACTCGCAGAGGGAGGCATTACCCGTTTTATTGCGATCTTCCAGAGTGAAGGCGGATCAGAGACGGTCGGACCTGTGCGCAGTATCCGTCCATATCTGATCGAGCTTGGTGAGAGTTACGATGGTGTATTAGTTCATGCAGGCGGCAGCCCGGATGCATATTCCATTTTGCAAAAGCAGCAAAAGCAGCATATGGATGAGATCTCGAATGGTGGCCCCTATTTCTGGCGTTCCTCCGATCGTAAAGCACCGCATAATCTGTACACGTCGTCGGACAAGCTGAGAGAAGGTGCGGACACCAAGGGCTATAGTCACGATTTCAAGTCTCCTGTGTATACGTATAACGAAGAAGGTTCTACATCCTCTGGCGAGTTGGCCAAGCGATTCGATATTCATTATTTATTGAAGAGTTACCAGGTCACGTATGATTATGATGAAGTTGGCGGACGATATATGAGATTGGTGAACGGAAAGGCAGATCAGGACATGGACAACGACGAACAGATTGGAGCGACCAACATTATTGTCGCCGGTGCGAATCATAAGGTGCTCGACAATGTGGGCAGACTGTCGGTGAATCTGGAACAAGGCGGGGAAGCCATGCTGTTTCAGAAGGGAAAGGTCATTCATGGGCAATGGATAAAGAAACCAGGGGATATTATTCGTTTTGTGCAAAATGGGACGGAAGCTGCTCTGGTTCCTGGAAAGACCTTTATCAGTATTGTTCCGAATCAGCCTGACTTTGCAGAGCATGTTGAAATTCAAAATTAA
- a CDS encoding DNA alkylation repair protein — translation MELFKDKYTPALINRTGEQLHQFYPKLNIQQFRELVFADGWDELEFKARIRRITLALTEVLPPSYEEALTIIEQAAPHMRGVEYLFVPDFIEVNGLASENYELSMKYLTVFTPYSSSEFAVRPFIERYPIETMKRMMEWAGSSDEHIRRLASEGSRPRLPWGSKLRTFITDPTPVLPILHKLKQDESLYVRKSVANHLNDISKDHPERVLDLASSWYGQHEHTDWIVRHASRSLLKKGHPKALSLFGYVEQNATHIEHLQLAQDTVVIGEELHFSFDVVNESGQPQMLRIEYEIGYMKANGKQAPKRFKCSDKTYPTGRTKVATKQSFKVITTRRYYAGLHTLTIVVNGQPTATATFVLEQTE, via the coding sequence ATGGAACTGTTCAAAGATAAATATACTCCCGCTTTAATCAATCGGACGGGAGAACAGCTGCACCAATTTTATCCCAAGCTGAACATACAGCAATTCCGAGAACTTGTATTTGCCGATGGCTGGGATGAACTGGAATTCAAAGCTCGTATTCGCCGAATCACGTTGGCTCTAACTGAAGTGCTACCTCCCAGCTATGAAGAAGCATTGACGATTATCGAACAGGCTGCACCACATATGCGAGGCGTTGAGTATTTGTTCGTACCGGATTTTATTGAAGTGAACGGACTGGCATCGGAAAACTACGAGCTATCCATGAAGTACTTGACCGTTTTCACACCTTATTCCAGTTCCGAGTTCGCGGTACGCCCGTTTATTGAACGTTACCCGATCGAGACGATGAAACGTATGATGGAATGGGCAGGCAGTTCCGATGAACACATTCGCAGACTTGCCAGTGAAGGCAGTCGTCCGCGTCTTCCGTGGGGTTCCAAACTTCGGACATTCATTACCGATCCAACGCCTGTACTTCCGATTTTGCATAAATTGAAGCAGGACGAGTCCTTGTACGTGAGAAAAAGTGTAGCCAATCATCTGAACGACATCTCGAAAGATCATCCGGAACGGGTTCTGGATCTGGCCTCCAGCTGGTACGGGCAGCATGAACACACCGACTGGATTGTTCGTCATGCAAGCCGCTCCCTGCTGAAGAAGGGCCATCCAAAAGCATTAAGTCTCTTTGGCTATGTAGAGCAGAACGCGACACATATTGAGCATCTTCAGCTTGCCCAGGATACAGTAGTCATTGGCGAGGAGCTTCACTTTTCGTTCGATGTGGTCAATGAGAGCGGCCAGCCACAGATGCTGCGGATCGAGTATGAAATTGGGTATATGAAGGCAAACGGCAAACAGGCACCCAAACGTTTCAAGTGCTCCGATAAGACTTATCCCACGGGAAGAACCAAGGTTGCTACAAAGCAATCGTTCAAAGTGATTACGACGAGACGTTATTATGCCGGTTTGCATACACTAACGATTGTCGTTAATGGACAACCTACCGCTACAGCTACCTTTGTATTGGAGCAAACAGAGTAA
- a CDS encoding copper amine oxidase N-terminal domain-containing protein encodes MKKVMSALAVSAMLMSALPTSVMGAAARISIYINGAELSSAQAPVMKGGRVLVPLRSIFEGLDATVKYTNKTKTITASREDQEVILKLGSKTAYINGEAISLDVPANTIKGNTMVPIRFVSEAFGEKVFWNSRNQRVDIKTTSTPPVDETKYAAWNIYGSVSGSNGDGRDLTVSFTRPTSEKAVSAYRIMLVKTRDVNSFNESAATAVPAANYTSVTPNGTDPRLTLNAQTRDVNGDLLNSNETYRLYVLTVGNSNNSYKNLLAWSSQSLKLNNNVKTTVQPVTSLRIADISDYGDGRDLEINFTQPSTTSNITYYRAFVVKAKDASSFNLTAANNVSSSNSTIIYKGNSTTVKSQLSSSTRDTSGELIKSGTSYVVYIMSVSSNAATADNKLSAVSSSLTLGVNTATAPVITSVRDNSDYGDGRDIQVSFNRSSDESKVANYRIFVVRNSVSSSFNLTTASNLSSSLYYTVNKTGNNITTTLPSSMKDTSGYNVTNLQDYRIYVMAVGNQQNGYTNALSSSSTQLRLTTNSNAGVASNIGVADVSDYSDGRDLRVSFNRASDESNVSAYRVYVVRSGNAGSFTLSAANASNNYYQVNKTGGNQSFTLPNYMVDTNGYTVTNNNNYRVFVLSVSTSGNSSQNALSSYSSQITLTANAAVTAPSNVAATDIGDNGNGSDLRVTFNRSTDETNVNHYRVFVVKSGTNFNLASANAVGSANYTYVNKNGNNQTVNLTSNTRTVDNSTIGNGVAYQVYVMAVNNNGSLANALSSGSGTITLASNTAVSAASNVNVTVKSQGQAGDASDVTISFNKASSENGIAGYRAFVVPANQVSGFNTASALGISSNIDINKNDAAGPVVLNNGHRDINNKSLVVGQKYRVFVLSVSDSGSRASNLSAASNEFSILAPVTEVKTATISDLKNTSSTTDVSYKILFSKPSDEAGISQYRLFIVKGSDNLNVASAASAVYRVITPGELASGEINLTLGTKDSTGTDIAIGNDYKVYILSVAANPTTYSNALSAVSRTVKLELAKPVAPVQDPGQATNPTADPSQSSGNTPQI; translated from the coding sequence GTGAAAAAGGTAATGTCAGCACTGGCCGTATCAGCCATGTTGATGTCTGCACTACCCACGTCAGTGATGGGTGCAGCTGCAAGAATCAGCATATATATTAACGGTGCGGAGCTGTCGTCAGCACAAGCCCCTGTCATGAAAGGTGGACGTGTACTGGTTCCGTTGCGCTCCATTTTTGAAGGCTTGGATGCCACAGTAAAGTATACGAATAAAACCAAAACGATTACAGCAAGCCGGGAAGATCAGGAAGTGATCCTGAAGCTGGGCTCCAAAACAGCATACATCAACGGAGAAGCGATCTCATTGGATGTACCTGCGAATACAATCAAAGGAAATACGATGGTTCCCATTCGTTTTGTGAGTGAAGCATTTGGAGAAAAAGTATTCTGGAACTCTCGTAATCAGCGGGTAGATATTAAAACAACGTCTACACCTCCTGTGGATGAGACGAAATATGCAGCATGGAACATTTATGGTTCTGTATCCGGAAGTAATGGGGATGGTCGTGATCTGACCGTAAGCTTCACGCGTCCAACGTCCGAGAAAGCCGTATCCGCATATCGTATTATGCTTGTAAAAACCCGTGATGTGAATAGCTTCAATGAGTCTGCGGCAACGGCTGTGCCTGCTGCGAATTATACATCCGTTACTCCAAATGGCACTGATCCAAGATTGACGCTTAATGCACAGACCCGTGACGTGAACGGGGATCTGTTAAATTCCAATGAGACCTATCGTCTGTATGTCCTTACGGTGGGAAACAGCAACAATAGCTACAAAAATCTGCTAGCCTGGTCCTCCCAGTCTTTGAAACTAAATAACAATGTGAAAACGACGGTGCAACCTGTCACAAGCCTGCGGATCGCAGATATCAGTGACTATGGGGACGGCCGTGATCTGGAAATTAACTTCACACAGCCGAGTACCACATCCAATATTACGTATTACCGTGCTTTTGTAGTCAAGGCGAAAGATGCTTCTTCCTTCAATCTGACTGCGGCGAATAATGTGTCCAGTTCCAATTCAACCATTATCTACAAAGGCAACAGCACGACGGTCAAAAGCCAGCTCTCGTCTTCTACGCGTGACACATCCGGGGAACTGATCAAAAGCGGCACATCCTATGTCGTCTACATCATGTCCGTAAGCTCGAATGCGGCAACAGCAGACAACAAACTGTCCGCGGTATCTTCTTCCCTAACGCTTGGAGTAAATACAGCAACAGCACCTGTCATCACGTCAGTGAGAGACAATTCCGATTATGGAGATGGTCGTGACATCCAGGTGAGCTTTAACCGTTCATCCGATGAATCGAAGGTTGCTAATTATCGAATTTTCGTAGTGCGCAACTCGGTATCCAGCAGCTTTAATCTGACTACGGCGAGCAATCTGTCTTCGAGCTTGTATTATACTGTGAACAAGACAGGCAACAACATTACAACCACACTGCCATCCTCCATGAAGGACACCAGTGGTTATAACGTAACGAATCTGCAGGACTACCGAATCTATGTTATGGCAGTGGGGAACCAGCAGAATGGATATACCAATGCGCTGTCCTCCTCGTCAACGCAGTTGAGACTGACAACGAATAGTAATGCTGGTGTCGCAAGCAATATTGGGGTGGCTGATGTGAGTGACTACAGCGATGGACGGGATCTCCGCGTTTCGTTTAATAGAGCTTCGGATGAATCCAACGTTTCCGCGTATCGGGTATATGTGGTACGTTCCGGCAATGCAGGCAGCTTCACGCTGAGTGCGGCTAACGCATCGAACAATTACTATCAGGTAAACAAGACAGGTGGAAATCAGTCATTTACTCTTCCTAACTATATGGTAGATACCAATGGTTACACAGTTACGAATAACAATAACTATCGTGTGTTTGTCCTGTCGGTAAGCACAAGTGGAAATTCCAGTCAGAACGCGCTGTCCTCTTATTCTTCACAGATTACCCTGACTGCCAATGCAGCTGTGACTGCACCAAGCAATGTGGCGGCAACAGATATTGGGGATAACGGTAATGGTAGCGATCTGCGTGTGACGTTCAATCGTTCGACGGATGAGACGAATGTGAATCACTATCGTGTGTTTGTGGTGAAATCGGGTACCAACTTCAATTTGGCATCAGCTAATGCAGTTGGTAGTGCGAATTATACGTATGTAAACAAAAATGGAAATAACCAAACGGTTAACCTTACAAGTAATACTAGAACTGTGGATAACAGTACTATTGGCAATGGAGTAGCCTACCAAGTATATGTGATGGCAGTGAATAATAACGGCTCTCTTGCCAATGCATTGTCTTCGGGCTCGGGAACGATCACATTAGCTTCCAATACCGCTGTGTCAGCAGCGAGCAACGTGAACGTAACCGTGAAAAGTCAGGGGCAAGCGGGAGATGCATCGGATGTAACGATAAGTTTCAATAAAGCTTCCAGTGAAAATGGAATTGCCGGTTACAGAGCATTTGTTGTACCAGCAAACCAGGTAAGTGGTTTTAATACGGCTTCTGCACTGGGAATTTCTTCGAACATTGATATCAACAAAAATGATGCTGCCGGTCCTGTCGTCCTGAATAATGGTCATCGGGATATTAATAACAAGTCACTTGTTGTAGGTCAAAAATATCGGGTCTTTGTGTTATCCGTATCAGACAGCGGCTCGCGCGCTTCCAATCTGTCCGCTGCTTCCAATGAGTTCAGTATTCTTGCGCCAGTCACTGAAGTCAAAACCGCAACTATAAGCGACTTAAAAAATACTAGCTCGACCACGGATGTCAGTTATAAGATATTATTTAGTAAACCATCGGATGAAGCTGGAATATCCCAATATCGACTTTTTATTGTTAAAGGATCAGATAATTTGAATGTAGCCTCAGCAGCCTCGGCAGTCTATAGAGTAATTACTCCGGGAGAACTTGCGTCGGGGGAAATCAACCTGACACTAGGAACAAAAGATTCCACAGGTACCGATATTGCCATTGGCAATGATTACAAAGTGTATATCTTGTCTGTAGCCGCAAATCCAACGACATATAGTAATGCTCTTTCCGCTGTATCAAGAACAGTCAAACTGGAATTAGCTAAGCCTGTTGCACCTGTTCAAGATCCAGGTCAAGCTACAAATCCAACTGCTGATCCTTCTCAGAGCAGTGGGAATACACCACAGATCTAA
- the corA gene encoding magnesium/cobalt transporter CorA: MIRTLAITRDHQVSVNVPLTQLDLQDYAWVWADFNQPSEEESRLLDTYFHFHPLAIEDCLHVLQRPKLDYYDNLQFLVLHALNPSTLEAEEVDLFLGANFLVSFHHGVLEEVDEAWERLLHHAHERTMWARGPVAAAYTVMDKLVDHYFPSLFAIEDELAELENRGGQESVEELMNQVFDLRSRLLKLRRTVVPMRDLLYRVVNSQHVQRSGEHTAYFTDIYDHLLKLTDMIEADREMTADLRDSYISLNSNRMNAIMKTLTVITTVFMPLTLIAGIYGMNFAYMPELQWKFGYGAVLLLMFILGGSMVAWFVKRGWFK, translated from the coding sequence ATGATTCGTACACTCGCGATTACACGGGATCATCAGGTTTCCGTGAATGTACCACTGACACAGCTGGACCTCCAGGATTACGCCTGGGTATGGGCAGACTTCAACCAGCCTTCGGAAGAGGAAAGCCGATTGCTGGATACATATTTTCATTTTCACCCCTTGGCGATTGAAGATTGCTTGCATGTGCTGCAGCGGCCCAAGCTCGACTATTACGACAATTTGCAGTTCCTCGTACTGCATGCATTGAATCCGTCCACATTGGAAGCAGAAGAGGTGGATCTGTTCCTCGGGGCGAACTTCCTGGTTTCTTTTCATCATGGCGTATTGGAAGAAGTCGATGAAGCATGGGAGCGGTTGTTGCATCACGCACACGAACGAACCATGTGGGCCCGTGGCCCGGTGGCGGCTGCCTATACGGTGATGGACAAGCTGGTTGATCATTATTTTCCGTCACTGTTTGCCATCGAGGATGAGCTGGCTGAATTGGAGAACCGGGGCGGGCAAGAATCGGTGGAAGAGCTGATGAACCAGGTGTTTGACCTGCGCAGTCGATTGCTGAAGCTTAGACGAACGGTAGTGCCGATGCGGGATCTGCTATATCGGGTGGTCAATTCCCAACATGTGCAGCGATCAGGGGAGCATACAGCATATTTTACGGATATCTATGATCATCTGCTGAAGCTGACCGACATGATTGAAGCTGATCGGGAGATGACCGCAGACCTGAGAGACAGTTATATTTCGCTGAATTCCAACCGAATGAATGCAATTATGAAGACCCTCACGGTAATTACGACGGTCTTCATGCCACTGACACTGATTGCGGGGATCTATGGCATGAACTTTGCCTATATGCCTGAGCTGCAATGGAAATTTGGGTATGGTGCGGTGCTGCTGTTGATGTTCATTCTTGGCGGGAGTATGGTGGCCTGGTTTGTGAAACGGGGCTGGTTTAAGTAA
- a CDS encoding DODA-type extradiol aromatic ring-opening family dioxygenase, with the protein MTLPAFFIAHGSPALAVESNDYTHFLKQLGDRLPAPKAIVVFTAHWDCPEPSVTMDDTHQTLHDFYGFPSNMYTMDYPAPGQPDIANEICALFTRSNLPHQPIRGRGLDHGVWVPLLHMYPEAQIPVIALSVDSLRSPQEQYDIGRMLEQLRHDDVLILGSGGTVHNLRLLGSDDEPQEWAVEFDNWIGERLTQWNTRELFQYDKKAPHARTAVPSYGTEHIAPLFYAMGTADMSRSAKRLFQSYPYGTLSLNCWQFGDGA; encoded by the coding sequence ATGACATTACCCGCATTTTTCATTGCGCATGGTTCTCCCGCACTGGCGGTGGAGAGCAATGACTACACTCACTTCTTGAAACAGCTTGGAGACAGGCTGCCGGCTCCGAAAGCCATTGTTGTATTTACGGCGCATTGGGATTGTCCCGAACCGTCCGTCACAATGGATGATACACATCAGACTTTGCATGATTTTTACGGATTTCCATCTAATATGTATACAATGGATTACCCTGCACCTGGCCAACCAGATATTGCGAATGAAATCTGCGCTTTGTTCACCCGGAGTAATCTTCCGCATCAACCGATCCGAGGCCGTGGTCTGGATCATGGGGTATGGGTACCGCTGTTACACATGTATCCAGAGGCCCAGATTCCGGTAATAGCGTTATCCGTGGATTCGCTGCGCTCCCCGCAGGAACAGTATGATATAGGCCGGATGCTGGAGCAGCTGCGCCATGATGATGTGCTGATCCTTGGCAGCGGCGGAACGGTCCATAATCTGCGCTTGCTTGGTAGTGACGACGAACCGCAAGAATGGGCGGTTGAGTTCGACAACTGGATTGGCGAGCGGCTCACGCAGTGGAATACGAGAGAGCTGTTTCAATATGACAAAAAGGCACCCCATGCCCGCACGGCTGTTCCATCGTATGGAACGGAGCACATTGCACCCTTGTTCTATGCCATGGGTACAGCGGATATGTCGCGATCTGCAAAACGTCTATTTCAGTCGTATCCTTACGGTACGCTCAGTTTGAACTGTTGGCAGTTTGGTGACGGCGCATAA
- a CDS encoding tyrosine protein kinase produces MPQHYYHRQSASRQRPSSHSHRQAYTSAYMPPRALNEVEVQPVYPGVDPYYPPFQEVEASGLVPYSPGGPGGPGGSLFGGGTPAAPPAPVTAPASSSGFSLANIGELKGMIDRFGGIDGIMNGIGKMQKVVGGIQQMAPMMKLVMGMLPFGKGKTNKSVADKDYEEYSPPRSRKRRKKTTAVPRKRSSSSNPRRKSNSTRRRPKSSKKI; encoded by the coding sequence ATGCCACAGCATTATTATCACCGCCAGTCCGCCTCGCGGCAGCGTCCGTCTTCCCATTCGCATCGGCAGGCTTATACATCTGCATACATGCCGCCGCGGGCATTGAATGAAGTTGAGGTTCAACCCGTATATCCTGGAGTAGATCCATACTACCCTCCATTCCAGGAGGTCGAAGCATCCGGACTTGTACCTTATAGCCCAGGAGGCCCGGGAGGACCTGGAGGAAGTCTCTTTGGCGGAGGAACTCCTGCAGCCCCTCCTGCTCCGGTGACAGCACCTGCATCTTCCTCAGGCTTTTCACTGGCCAACATTGGAGAACTGAAGGGTATGATCGACCGCTTCGGGGGAATCGATGGCATCATGAACGGGATCGGCAAAATGCAAAAGGTCGTGGGCGGCATTCAGCAGATGGCGCCCATGATGAAGCTCGTGATGGGTATGCTTCCTTTTGGCAAAGGAAAAACGAACAAAAGCGTTGCGGATAAAGATTATGAAGAATATTCGCCGCCTCGCTCACGCAAACGCCGTAAGAAAACGACTGCTGTACCGCGTAAACGCAGCTCCAGCAGCAACCCCCGTCGTAAATCCAATTCTACCAGACGTCGTCCCAAAAGCAGCAAAAAAATCTAA